The Styela clava chromosome 13, kaStyClav1.hap1.2, whole genome shotgun sequence genome has a window encoding:
- the LOC120332685 gene encoding uncharacterized protein LOC120332685 yields the protein MAALVMAKTSGAKPNMPSSSTYRSEFEFRLEDIVNLIDDGLLTHEHLCRILKQLIAMTSNSQVRSLWTSLQPLLHRDFMFSGQKFEPEVEFQPVSTALSREIRTHLTKTRNVSRYHRVQSAHLTNEEEVFRVNKLPPIDSKSINESNNKSTSEKMRTHFPKIRQPPKSYETTRSQVRFRTKNKDSDEKVRKRLKLLGEQKYNEIRAKVENLFVWFEEWTNPERSIFYRKVLPKLVMKQLYFLSTYLSVRQNCDFISKLPKNLALKVLRHLSPKDLARAATVSKKWNKLCLSGVLWEEKCDEVRSQIATPSVTSRPGTTRGHYDVYRSNHIRQRNWSRAKCAHAHLEGHDGKVLCVDFNNRVLVSGSADGTIRVWSLRSATTIQVLNGHTKGVWCVAIYTACLVISGSYDRTIKVWNIKNGMCLRTLYGHTGAVWALACKDHLVATGSNDKTIKLWDMRHCKLKHTYNGHSKPVFAVDIAHDLSMLFSGAADHSVRIWDTMDGKSLRIIWASNSAPIMSLSYAGGLLAYAADNLLNIWDVKNETNIRTYKGHKDRVETLKLSVKEKDGDRMVSLLSAGRDGKVKHWRFGKKDPVKTMVAHKDCQVNCIAFDKKRLVTALYDNSICICDFSVTEEVDKHLKV from the exons cagtcaagttagaaGCTTATGGACGTCACTGCAACCGTTATTGCACCGAGATTTCATGTTTTCCG GACAAAAATTCGAACCAGAAGTCGAATTTCAACCAGTCAGCACTGCTTTGAGTCGTGAAATCCGGACGCATTTGACAAAAACTCGAAACGTCTCTAGATATCACCGAGTTCAAAGTGCACATTTGACCAATGAGGAAGAAGTATTTAGAGTTAACAAGTTGCCACCAATCGACAGTAAAAGTATTAACGAATCGAATAACAAGTCAACCAGTGAAAAAATGAGAACACATTTTCCCAAAATCCGACAACCTCCGAAATCATACGAAACAACTCGAAGCCAAGTTAGATTTCGGACAAAAAACAAAGACTCTGACGAAAAAGTCCGGAAACGACTTAAACTACTCGGGGAACAAAAATATAACGAAATCCGTGCAAAAGTGGAGAATTTGTTTGTATGGTTTGAAGAATGGACAAATCCTGAACGTTCTATTTTTTATCGGAAAGTTTTGCCGAAGTTGGTTATGAAACAACTGTACTTTTTGTCAACATACTTATCCGTTCGTCAAAATTGCGATTTTATATCGAAACTACCCAAAAATCTAGCATTAAAAGTCCTGAGACATTTGTCTCCTAAAGATTTGGCGCGCGCAGCTACGGTgtcaaaaaaatggaataagttGTGTTTGTCTGGAGTTCTTTGGGAAGAGAAATGCGATGAGGTGCGTAGCCAAATAGCGACGCCAAGTGTAACCTCGAGACCAGGGACAACGCGAGGGCATTATGACGTATATCGATCCAACCATATAAGACAAAGAAACTGGTCGCGGGCAAAATGTGCTCATGCTCATCTTGAGGGACATGATGGAAAGGTACTCTGTGTAGATTTCAATAATAGAGTGCTCGTGAGTGGGAGTGCTGATGGCACTATTCGTGTTTGGAGTCTGCGCAGTGCTACAACAATTCAAGTGTTAAATGGACATACCAAAGGCGTTTGGTGTGTGGCCATTTACACAGCATGCCTTGTCATAAGCGGTTCTTATGATCGCACAATAAAAGTTTGGAATATTAAAAACGGCATGTGCCTTCGAACTTTGTACGGACACACAGGAGCGGTCTGGGCTCTGGCCTGTAAGGATCACTTAGTCGCAACCGGGTCCAATGACAAAACTATAAAGTTATGGGACATGAGGCATTGTAAATTAAAACACACTTACAATGGACATTCTAAGCCCGTTTTTGCAGTCGATATTGCACACGATTTATCTATGTTATTTTCCGGTGCCGCTGATCATAGTGTACGTATTTGGGACACAATGGAtggaaaaagtttgagaattaTCTGGGCCTCAAACTCTGCGCCTATAATGAGCTTAAGTTATGCTGGTGGTCTATTAGCGTATGCTGCGGATAACCTACTTAATATATGGGACGTTAAAAATGAAACTAATATAAGAACCTATAAAGGACACAAAGATCGAGTTGAAACCCTGAAGTTAAGCGTAAAAGAAAAAGATGGCGATCGAATGGTCTCACTTCTAAGCGCTGGGCGGGACGGGAAGGTGAAACACTGGCGTTTTGGTAAAAAAGATCCCGTTAAAACAATGGTAGCCCATAAAGACTGTCAAGTTAACTGTATAGCTTTCGATAAAAAACGTTTAGTAACTGCATTGTATGATAATAGTATTTGCATTTGTGATTTTAGCGTTACAGAAGAAGTTGATAAACATTTGAAAGTGTGA